One segment of Sulfobacillus thermosulfidooxidans DSM 9293 DNA contains the following:
- a CDS encoding RusA family crossover junction endodeoxyribonuclease yields MSALVPWPPLILTIPPSDNHAHRIARVHGHPRMILTTAARTWRTEAQWTMKIWQRTTGWTVPARGQKVIAALMIWWPDHRTHDPGNLIKEVADAMKGVLIVDDQWLLPRVMDFGWDRQHPRIAITLTVMGSNAAQKIES; encoded by the coding sequence ATGTCTGCCCTCGTGCCCTGGCCGCCCCTCATTCTGACGATCCCGCCATCAGATAATCACGCGCATCGCATAGCCCGCGTGCACGGGCATCCCCGCATGATCTTGACGACCGCAGCGCGAACGTGGCGCACCGAGGCTCAATGGACCATGAAAATCTGGCAACGCACAACGGGATGGACGGTGCCCGCCCGGGGGCAGAAGGTGATTGCCGCCCTTATGATCTGGTGGCCGGATCACCGAACGCATGATCCGGGGAATCTCATCAAAGAAGTGGCGGATGCGATGAAGGGGGTCCTGATTGTGGACGATCAGTGGTTATTACCCCGCGTTATGGATTTCGGTTGGGATCGTCAGCATCCTCGGATCGCCATCACGTTGACGGTCATGGGGTCGAATGCGGCACAAAAGATAGAGTCCTGA
- a CDS encoding DUF5131 family protein yields the protein MADHSRIDWTDATWNPVTGCSKVSPGCQHCYAERLSHRFGWTTQPWTAPHAAENVRWDRLRVMQPLHWRKPRRIFVNSMGDLFHDQVPDAFLIEVFTTIQSAPRHIFQVLTKRPARMRAWMLDPPRSLLRRDGQGWPPPNLWLGVSVEDQRWADERIPLLVTTPAAIRFVSGEPLLAPLDLTSWLPDLDWVIVGAESGPGARPMDDDWVRSLRDQCLTAGVAFWFKQRADAQGHKQLHPQLDGRTWHMWPRTASAGDLHPV from the coding sequence ATGGCCGATCATTCGCGCATTGATTGGACCGACGCGACATGGAATCCTGTGACGGGGTGTTCCAAGGTCTCCCCCGGGTGCCAGCATTGTTATGCCGAACGCCTGAGTCATCGCTTCGGATGGACGACCCAACCGTGGACGGCACCGCACGCGGCGGAAAACGTGCGGTGGGATCGGCTGCGCGTGATGCAGCCTTTGCACTGGCGCAAACCCCGGCGGATCTTCGTCAACAGCATGGGTGACCTGTTCCATGACCAGGTGCCGGATGCGTTTTTGATCGAGGTCTTTACCACGATCCAAAGTGCGCCCCGCCACATCTTTCAGGTCCTGACCAAGCGGCCCGCCCGGATGCGAGCGTGGATGCTCGATCCGCCGCGATCCCTTTTGCGACGGGATGGTCAAGGCTGGCCCCCGCCCAATCTCTGGCTCGGCGTCTCCGTCGAAGACCAGCGGTGGGCCGATGAGCGGATCCCGCTGCTGGTGACGACGCCAGCGGCGATTCGCTTTGTGTCCGGCGAGCCGTTACTAGCGCCGTTGGATCTCACGTCGTGGCTTCCCGATCTGGACTGGGTCATCGTCGGGGCGGAATCCGGTCCTGGTGCGCGACCGATGGATGATGACTGGGTACGGTCCCTGCGGGATCAATGTCTGACAGCCGGCGTCGCGTTCTGGTTTAAGCAACGAGCCGATGCCCAGGGACACAAGCAGCTTCATCCGCAGCTCGATGGGCGAACTTGGCACATGTGGCCACGGACCGCGTCAGCGGGGGATCTCCATCCCGTTTGA